From Methanobrevibacter sp., a single genomic window includes:
- a CDS encoding type II secretion system F family protein yields the protein MELKIISFISIFLENKLPEKQLSRFQEFLLSSDIIVDPIKLLSYFIFLFLSMEFVLIILILFLKFSLVILIAPFFIIGAFYAFSMLRQERRISQIENSAPDFLRQLASILKVGLSFESAMEDMSKYGSGPLYDEMRRTLIEIKMGGNFDECWIAMCKRLKSKEIERVFMIILDGRKSGGGIANVIMDISNDLRDILALKRERRSSVMMAVMFLLISAVIASPFSLGMISVYGSFMESFGKTSEVITIAPLAGELYLVIHSFLIGLIISIILYGDFKKGIKFSIPLVLVSCGIFYIISNFAGQILISG from the coding sequence ATGGAACTTAAAATTATTTCATTCATATCAATATTTTTGGAAAATAAACTTCCTGAAAAGCAATTATCAAGATTTCAGGAATTTTTACTTTCTTCAGACATTATTGTTGATCCAATAAAACTTTTATCTTATTTTATTTTTTTATTTTTATCAATGGAATTTGTTCTGATTATTTTAATCTTATTTTTAAAATTCTCTTTAGTCATTCTTATAGCTCCATTTTTCATAATTGGGGCATTTTATGCTTTTTCAATGTTGAGGCAAGAGCGTAGAATCAGCCAAATTGAAAATTCCGCTCCTGACTTTTTAAGGCAGCTGGCCAGTATATTGAAAGTGGGTTTGAGCTTTGAAAGCGCAATGGAGGATATGTCTAAATACGGATCTGGTCCATTGTATGACGAGATGAGAAGAACGTTGATAGAAATTAAAATGGGAGGGAATTTTGATGAATGTTGGATTGCCATGTGCAAACGTTTAAAATCAAAAGAGATTGAAAGGGTTTTCATGATAATTCTGGACGGCCGTAAAAGTGGAGGTGGGATTGCAAATGTGATAATGGACATTTCTAATGATTTAAGGGACATTTTGGCTTTGAAGCGAGAAAGAAGATCTTCTGTCATGATGGCAGTGATGTTTCTGCTAATTTCCGCAGTAATCGCAAGTCCTTTCTCTCTTGGAATGATAAGTGTTTATGGAAGCTTTATGGAAAGCTTTGGAAAAACATCAGAAGTTATTACAATTGCCCCTCTTGCAGGAGAACTTTATTTGGTTATACATTCCTTTTTAATAGGTCTTATCATTAGCATAATTCTATATGGGGATTTTAAAAAGGGAATAAAATTTTCAATTCCTTTGGTTCTGGTTTCCTGTGGAATATTTTACATAATATCTAATTTCGCAGGTCAAATTTTAATTTCGGGGTGA
- a CDS encoding tRNA(Ile)(2)-agmatinylcytidine synthase: protein MILINFLHVGIDDTDSPEGMCTTFLASQIINQLKENNVSIDGFPRLIRLNPFARHKTRGNGGVSFKIPLDNDIELAKEIILNAVGELSMFECDNTNPGVVFYEGEITSEMVDYAFKAIYEIITIDEAENFANKIGAEIHKFKKGRGIIGSIAAISLPLEDFTYELLAYRDKSKYGTERNIVRESVYRMDEETYPETFENIDYAEGYMAIEPKTPCPVLYGIRSNTVDALKKAFEMVEVEEDIVDCQIYKTNQHTDMHIQKADSIDQLRKFGCYEIIGTVKTLPKIIAGGHMFFHVADETGSIECGAYEPTKGFRKYVEDLRPGDVLRLFGGINENNTFNIEKFQLLEMNDVEYKNPLCKCGKRMTSAGKGKGFKCKKCGYKIKNNDKVEFKIDRNLEEGSFYETPVSARRHLSKPLCRMGFE from the coding sequence GTGATTTTAATTAATTTTTTACATGTTGGAATTGATGATACTGATTCTCCAGAGGGTATGTGTACAACATTTCTAGCTAGCCAAATAATTAATCAATTAAAGGAAAACAATGTCTCTATTGATGGTTTTCCTCGTTTAATTAGATTAAATCCTTTTGCAAGACATAAGACTAGGGGAAATGGTGGTGTTTCTTTTAAAATTCCTTTGGATAATGACATTGAACTTGCCAAGGAAATTATTTTAAATGCTGTTGGTGAGCTGTCCATGTTTGAATGTGACAATACAAATCCGGGAGTTGTCTTCTATGAAGGTGAAATAACTTCTGAAATGGTTGATTATGCATTCAAGGCCATCTATGAGATTATTACAATTGATGAAGCGGAGAATTTTGCAAATAAAATTGGGGCTGAAATTCACAAGTTCAAAAAAGGCAGGGGGATTATAGGTTCCATTGCAGCCATTTCTCTTCCCTTGGAGGACTTCACTTATGAGCTATTGGCTTATAGGGACAAATCCAAATATGGCACTGAACGGAATATTGTCAGGGAATCCGTTTACAGGATGGATGAGGAAACATATCCCGAGACATTTGAAAATATTGATTATGCTGAGGGGTATATGGCCATTGAACCGAAAACTCCTTGCCCTGTTTTGTATGGCATCAGATCAAACACAGTCGATGCACTAAAAAAGGCCTTTGAAATGGTGGAGGTTGAAGAGGATATTGTTGACTGTCAAATTTATAAAACAAATCAGCATACTGACATGCATATTCAAAAAGCCGATTCTATTGATCAATTGAGGAAATTTGGATGTTATGAGATTATAGGGACCGTTAAAACCCTACCTAAAATCATTGCTGGAGGACATATGTTTTTTCATGTGGCTGATGAAACAGGTTCTATTGAATGTGGTGCCTATGAACCTACAAAGGGCTTTAGAAAATATGTTGAGGATTTAAGGCCGGGGGATGTTTTAAGATTGTTTGGAGGCATTAATGAAAATAATACATTCAACATTGAAAAATTCCAGCTGTTGGAAATGAATGATGTTGAATATAAAAACCCTCTTTGCAAATGCGGAAAAAGAATGACATCTGCCGGAAAAGGAAAAGGTTTCAAATGTAAGAAATGCGGATATAAAATAAAAAATAATGATAAGGTGGAGTTTAAAATTGATAGAAATCTTGAAGAAGGTTCATTTTATGAAACTCCCGTTTCTGCAAGAAGACATCTGTCAAAGCCACTTTGTAGAATGGGTTTTGAATAA
- a CDS encoding class III signal peptide-containing protein, which translates to MDEKGQVAAELILIIGGMIVIVMIGLIFYKNYLSDLSKNIKNNEVNGLNNKLNEINNYFK; encoded by the coding sequence ATGGATGAAAAGGGTCAGGTTGCAGCAGAATTGATTTTAATAATTGGTGGCATGATTGTAATTGTAATGATTGGTTTGATATTTTATAAAAATTATTTAAGTGACTTATCAAAAAATATTAAAAACAATGAAGTGAATGGGCTTAATAATAAATTAAATGAAATAAATAATTATTTTAAATGA
- a CDS encoding Mov34/MPN/PAD-1 family protein, protein MSFLSKIFSNDDNKFDEVRVDAEVLESVIYYSTQAFPNEFLALLDGEIKDNILYITGLIFLPGETCSTGAVFHSEMVPPTLKYWGSVHCHPGPSAQPSEADLKTFSKHGVFHMIVCLPYSLETFRAYDKYGDPMDYTVGDYSYLVEDEVDDFFDEDDVLKEGETFEPGFFDEDDDDEFFDD, encoded by the coding sequence ATGTCTTTTCTTTCAAAGATTTTTAGCAACGATGATAATAAATTTGATGAGGTTAGGGTTGATGCAGAAGTTTTGGAATCTGTCATATATTATTCTACCCAAGCCTTTCCAAATGAATTTTTAGCTCTTCTTGATGGTGAAATTAAAGACAATATACTTTATATTACAGGATTGATTTTTTTGCCGGGTGAAACTTGCAGCACCGGTGCCGTTTTTCACAGTGAAATGGTTCCTCCAACATTGAAATATTGGGGGTCTGTTCATTGCCATCCGGGACCAAGTGCACAGCCTTCAGAAGCTGACTTAAAGACCTTTTCAAAACATGGGGTTTTCCACATGATCGTTTGTCTTCCATACTCACTTGAAACATTCAGGGCATATGACAAATACGGTGATCCAATGGATTATACTGTTGGGGACTACAGCTATCTTGTTGAGGATGAAGTTGATGATTTCTTCGATGAGGACGATGTGCTAAAAGAAGGGGAAACCTTTGAACCGGGATTCTTTGATGAGGATGATGATGATGAATTCTTTGATGATTGA
- a CDS encoding transcriptional regulator encodes MQHRNDMNSEINNFLKSEGFETSNIYDHGAFDIVARKNLLILLVKTFGNIDGVNKTNSEEMKQLASIFLASPLIIGEKSRNGKLEDGVIYERYDIPTITLNTFKHMILYDEYPEIIADRGGYFVKINGNVLKEYRDKNSLSLKDLADMAHVSRATMYKYENDMVKVNTETAIILEEILGTKITVDINLLKPSESSENLKYSDDENTKILSKLGYGVISTNKSPFDAAAKIKNKESNPLIANVEKNRTPKTLEKMAVPLKDLSLITSSDSVFIVDNEKISESIGEIPVIKSWELNEFESSQDLLKLIKERKNN; translated from the coding sequence ATGCAACATAGAAATGATATGAATTCAGAGATAAACAACTTCTTAAAATCAGAAGGGTTTGAAACTTCCAATATTTATGACCATGGTGCATTTGATATTGTAGCTCGTAAAAATCTTCTAATACTTCTTGTCAAGACCTTTGGAAACATTGATGGAGTAAATAAAACAAATTCCGAAGAAATGAAACAATTAGCCAGCATATTCTTAGCTTCCCCATTGATAATTGGAGAAAAATCAAGAAACGGAAAATTGGAAGATGGAGTAATATATGAAAGATATGATATTCCAACAATTACCCTAAACACATTCAAGCATATGATTTTATATGATGAATATCCTGAAATAATAGCGGATAGAGGAGGATATTTCGTCAAGATAAATGGAAATGTATTGAAAGAGTATAGGGACAAAAATTCATTATCTTTAAAAGATTTGGCAGACATGGCTCATGTATCAAGAGCAACCATGTACAAATACGAAAATGATATGGTTAAGGTAAATACGGAAACCGCAATCATATTGGAGGAGATATTAGGTACAAAAATTACTGTTGACATAAATCTTTTAAAGCCTTCTGAAAGCAGTGAAAACCTGAAGTATAGTGATGATGAAAATACGAAAATATTGTCAAAGCTAGGATATGGAGTTATTTCAACAAACAAAAGTCCTTTTGATGCGGCCGCAAAAATCAAAAACAAGGAATCCAATCCTTTAATTGCCAATGTTGAGAAAAATAGGACTCCAAAAACATTAGAGAAAATGGCAGTTCCCTTGAAGGATTTGTCCTTAATCACATCATCCGACTCTGTATTTATAGTGGATAATGAAAAAATAAGCGAATCAATTGGAGAAATTCCAGTAATTAAATCCTGGGAATTGAATGAATTTGAAAGTTCACAAGACTTATTGAAATTAATCAAAGAAAGAAAAAACAATTAG
- a CDS encoding lactaldehyde dehydrogenase, translating into MDMLINGKKVSDNDLHEVINPYNGEVVDTVPISHLNNVDLAIESAVEAKSAIQEMSAFKVSNKLYAVYEKLKEHRQEFAELLTKEVGKPIKESLVEVDRSLETLRLSAEEAKRIYGETVPLDAGINGKGFFAFTQKIPLGVVGAITPFNYPLNLTIHKIAPAIAAKNTVVVKPPLDAPLTVLKFADLVNEEFPDGVINVVTGYGSEVGDAIVASVDVDKISFTGSVATGLFIANRAGMKKITLELGGNDPLVVLEDANIDEAVLGVMRGAYLNAGQVCMGVKRVIVADAIADEFAEKLTKETRKLKMGDPMSMDTDVGPLISEKAAIQVEETVNNAVKDGAVVLTGGKRENAFFQPTVMDYVTPEMDLVTSETFGPVAPIIRVSGIDEAIEVANGTDYGLQAGVYTESFRDALRCANEIEAGSVFINKQSTFRTDNMPFGGFKNSGTGKEGIKYAVEDMTKTKLIGLNLR; encoded by the coding sequence ATGGATATGCTAATTAACGGTAAAAAGGTATCAGATAATGATTTGCATGAAGTTATAAATCCTTACAATGGTGAAGTTGTGGATACTGTTCCAATTTCTCATTTGAATAATGTTGATTTGGCTATTGAATCTGCAGTTGAAGCAAAATCAGCAATTCAGGAAATGTCTGCATTTAAGGTATCTAATAAATTATATGCAGTATATGAAAAGCTAAAGGAACATAGGCAGGAATTTGCTGAACTTTTAACAAAGGAAGTTGGAAAGCCAATCAAAGAATCATTGGTTGAGGTTGATAGGTCATTGGAAACTTTAAGACTTTCAGCGGAGGAAGCCAAGCGCATTTATGGCGAAACCGTTCCATTGGATGCTGGAATTAATGGAAAAGGATTTTTTGCATTCACTCAAAAAATTCCTTTGGGGGTTGTTGGAGCAATCACCCCATTCAATTATCCTTTGAACCTAACAATTCATAAAATAGCTCCTGCAATAGCTGCCAAAAATACGGTTGTTGTAAAGCCTCCATTGGATGCTCCATTGACTGTCTTGAAATTTGCCGATTTGGTAAATGAGGAATTTCCAGATGGTGTAATAAATGTGGTGACAGGATATGGTTCGGAAGTTGGTGATGCAATCGTAGCTTCTGTTGATGTTGATAAAATATCATTTACAGGAAGCGTGGCTACAGGATTGTTCATTGCAAATAGGGCTGGAATGAAAAAGATAACTTTGGAATTGGGTGGTAATGATCCATTGGTCGTTTTAGAGGATGCAAATATTGATGAGGCTGTTTTGGGTGTTATGAGAGGAGCATATCTAAATGCAGGCCAGGTGTGTATGGGAGTTAAAAGAGTAATTGTGGCAGATGCAATAGCGGACGAATTTGCAGAAAAGCTCACAAAGGAAACTAGAAAGCTTAAGATGGGAGATCCTATGAGTATGGATACTGATGTAGGGCCTCTTATAAGTGAAAAGGCAGCTATTCAAGTTGAAGAAACAGTTAATAATGCTGTAAAGGATGGTGCAGTTGTTTTAACTGGGGGAAAAAGGGAAAATGCATTCTTCCAACCTACCGTTATGGATTATGTAACTCCTGAAATGGATCTGGTGACATCAGAAACATTTGGGCCTGTAGCACCAATAATTAGAGTAAGTGGAATCGATGAAGCTATTGAGGTAGCCAACGGCACTGACTACGGCCTTCAGGCAGGAGTCTACACAGAAAGCTTTAGGGATGCATTAAGATGTGCAAACGAGATTGAGGCAGGCTCTGTATTTATAAACAAGCAATCAACATTCAGAACAGACAACATGCCTTTTGGTGGTTTTAAAAATAGTGGAACTGGAAAGGAAGGCATAAAATATGCTGTTGAAGATATGACAAAAACAAAATTGATAGGGTTAAATTTAAGATAA
- a CDS encoding PRC-barrel domain-containing protein codes for MVKVSSLYDLDIYTITGQYVGRVADVILNIRLGTISKLQVRAIEPEKKEIGLRGLLSNGFRMEQQDEVRSFKHDLLTIDFDKVQAIGDIMLINPRDIRKVKREPPIPEAVTPQSNQNAKKQEKHRVRAEKL; via the coding sequence ATGGTAAAAGTTTCAAGTTTATATGATTTAGATATATACACAATCACAGGTCAATATGTAGGTCGTGTTGCTGATGTTATTCTCAATATAAGATTAGGAACTATTTCAAAATTACAAGTAAGAGCAATAGAACCTGAGAAAAAAGAAATCGGTCTTAGGGGATTATTGAGCAATGGTTTTAGGATGGAACAACAGGATGAAGTTAGAAGTTTCAAACATGATTTGCTAACCATTGATTTTGATAAAGTTCAAGCTATTGGAGACATCATGCTAATAAATCCAAGAGATATAAGAAAAGTGAAAAGAGAACCTCCAATTCCTGAAGCTGTAACACCTCAATCTAATCAAAATGCAAAAAAACAAGAAAAACACAGAGTTAGAGCTGAAAAATTATAG
- a CDS encoding tRNA-binding protein: MWDTSKDYRILVANEARENYLNLIPTASFRGNWNKKMAIDTAKTMNSDFQSLLYSYLEGDDLPNSPDVANLAEKAEKIIEYLGGPDWNKKFLNGAPKEDRNKTIANIAKVRFFLDSILGLKDRLALGPIPDPIMGIDIKVGEVMSVMKHPEADALMICNVNLGNRAITVVTNDLNVKEGNRVGVSLLPPQEFMEITSEGMFLGMNGSILKEVDGELGQMPKGIPMESLNETRNLVESYLKK, encoded by the coding sequence TTGTGGGATACAAGTAAAGATTATAGGATTTTAGTTGCAAATGAAGCACGTGAAAATTATTTAAATTTGATTCCAACAGCATCATTTAGAGGAAATTGGAATAAAAAAATGGCTATTGATACAGCAAAAACCATGAATAGTGATTTTCAATCATTACTTTACTCCTATCTCGAAGGAGATGACCTTCCAAACTCTCCAGATGTAGCAAATTTGGCCGAAAAGGCTGAAAAAATTATTGAATATTTGGGCGGTCCCGATTGGAACAAGAAGTTCCTAAATGGAGCACCTAAAGAAGACCGCAACAAGACAATAGCAAATATTGCAAAAGTCAGATTCTTTTTAGACAGCATTTTAGGTCTTAAAGACCGTTTGGCACTTGGTCCGATTCCTGATCCAATTATGGGAATCGACATTAAGGTTGGGGAAGTAATGAGTGTCATGAAACATCCTGAAGCTGATGCATTGATGATTTGTAACGTGAACCTTGGAAACAGAGCGATAACCGTTGTTACAAATGATTTGAATGTAAAAGAGGGAAATAGGGTAGGAGTTTCATTATTGCCTCCACAGGAATTTATGGAGATTACAAGTGAAGGAATGTTCTTAGGAATGAACGGAAGCATTCTAAAAGAAGTTGATGGCGAATTGGGCCAGATGCCTAAAGGAATTCCCATGGAATCACTTAATGAGACCCGTAATTTAGTAGAATCCTACTTGAAAAAATAA
- the serA gene encoding phosphoglycerate dehydrogenase, producing MKVLVADAINEKGIENLKQAGEVVVDTDITPDELAETIHEYDAIVVRSRTKLTKDIIDKADNLKIIARAGVGVDNIDLDAATEKGIMVVNSPESTSITVAEHTMGLLLALARKLSIADKSVKDGKWEKKKFMGVELRNKTLGVIGMGRIGSQVVNRCKAFEMDAIVYDPYLPEEVANQMGVTLTDLETVLKNADFITIHVPLTPETKHLISDDEFEIMKDTAFIANCARGGIIDEDALYTALLENKIGGAALDVYEEEPPAEDCKLFELDNIILTPHIAASTKEAQRDAAIIVADEIIELAKGGTPQNVLNMPRIDTNTYKKLTPYVELCEKLGSFIAQAISGKIKELEVVYAGELAEIDNIEILTRTILQGVINPFLGSPANAVNAPLIAKERGISIIEGRKNDAKGYGSLIKVTARTNEETFSAVGTTLHDPKILKVNDYWVDVKPEGHMFIAKYEDIPGSIGKIGTKLGEHGVNIGIMQVGREEKDGKAIMILTLDKEIPQDVIKEIQELENVYDAVGLEL from the coding sequence ATGAAAGTACTTGTTGCAGATGCAATTAATGAGAAAGGTATTGAAAATTTAAAGCAAGCCGGAGAAGTTGTTGTTGATACCGACATCACTCCTGACGAATTGGCTGAAACAATCCACGAATACGACGCTATCGTGGTAAGAAGTAGAACAAAGCTTACAAAAGACATTATTGACAAAGCAGATAATCTTAAAATTATCGCAAGAGCTGGAGTAGGTGTAGATAACATCGACTTAGATGCTGCTACCGAAAAAGGAATCATGGTTGTAAACTCACCGGAATCTACTTCAATTACTGTAGCTGAACATACCATGGGCTTATTACTTGCACTTGCACGTAAATTATCCATAGCAGACAAATCTGTAAAAGATGGCAAATGGGAAAAGAAAAAATTTATGGGTGTTGAACTTAGAAACAAAACCCTCGGTGTTATTGGAATGGGTAGAATCGGTTCACAGGTAGTAAACAGATGTAAAGCATTTGAAATGGATGCAATAGTTTATGACCCTTATCTTCCAGAAGAGGTTGCAAACCAAATGGGAGTTACATTAACCGATTTGGAAACTGTTCTTAAAAATGCTGATTTTATTACAATCCACGTACCTCTTACTCCTGAAACCAAGCACTTGATTTCAGACGATGAATTTGAAATAATGAAAGATACTGCATTTATCGCTAACTGTGCTCGTGGAGGAATTATTGACGAAGATGCACTTTATACTGCATTGCTAGAAAATAAAATCGGTGGAGCTGCTTTAGATGTATATGAAGAAGAACCACCAGCAGAGGATTGTAAATTATTCGAATTGGACAACATCATTTTAACTCCACATATTGCTGCATCAACTAAAGAAGCTCAAAGGGATGCTGCAATTATCGTAGCTGATGAAATTATTGAATTAGCTAAAGGTGGAACCCCTCAAAATGTTTTAAACATGCCACGTATCGACACCAACACATATAAAAAATTAACCCCATATGTGGAGCTATGTGAGAAATTAGGTAGTTTCATTGCACAAGCAATAAGCGGTAAAATCAAAGAACTTGAAGTTGTTTACGCTGGAGAATTAGCAGAAATCGACAATATCGAAATCTTAACCAGAACCATCCTCCAAGGAGTAATTAATCCATTTTTAGGTTCCCCTGCAAATGCTGTAAACGCTCCTTTGATAGCTAAGGAAAGAGGAATTAGCATTATTGAAGGTAGAAAAAATGATGCTAAAGGTTACGGATCTTTAATCAAAGTAACTGCTAGAACCAATGAAGAAACATTCTCTGCAGTAGGAACAACCTTACACGATCCAAAAATATTAAAAGTAAACGACTACTGGGTAGACGTAAAACCAGAAGGCCACATGTTTATTGCTAAATATGAAGACATTCCTGGAAGCATAGGAAAAATAGGCACTAAACTTGGCGAACATGGAGTAAACATTGGAATTATGCAAGTCGGAAGAGAAGAAAAAGATGGCAAAGCTATCATGATTCTCACTTTAGATAAAGAAATTCCACAAGACGTAATTAAAGAAATCCAAGAATTAGAAAATGTTTACGACGCAGTCGGACTCGAATTATAA
- a CDS encoding heavy metal-binding domain-containing protein codes for MVTVDYFPIVTSNEIPGYEILETKGFVYGLTVRSRGAGGQIAAGVRSIFGGEIKEYVKMMEETRDEALKRMIEHAEQMGANAIIAARYDSNDISEVMQEILAYGTAVVVRKI; via the coding sequence ATGGTAACTGTAGATTATTTTCCAATTGTAACTTCAAATGAAATTCCAGGATATGAGATTTTAGAAACCAAAGGGTTTGTTTACGGTTTGACTGTAAGAAGCAGGGGTGCTGGAGGTCAAATAGCTGCAGGTGTACGTTCTATTTTTGGCGGTGAAATTAAGGAATATGTTAAAATGATGGAAGAAACCCGTGATGAAGCATTAAAAAGAATGATTGAACATGCTGAGCAAATGGGTGCAAATGCTATTATTGCAGCTCGTTATGATTCTAATGATATTTCTGAGGTTATGCAGGAAATTTTAGCTTATGGAACTGCTGTTGTTGTAAGAAAAATCTGA
- a CDS encoding tRNA(His) guanylyltransferase Thg1 family protein: MKDYEIYSDLKIPKSSSIILRVDGRSFHNLASKIDLIKPYDENFANLMADVCEDILKEFSPSFVYTFSDEINILLNEIPFNQRLEKIDSVVASFTSSSFTLNYSNYFEKPLYKPISFDCRVIPVNKNEIAEYFKWRQDEAWRNCVNGYGIWFLKSKYSSKEANDRISGLKGKDIHEMLFNEGINLNDVENWKKRGMGFYKKQKEIAGFNKKEMTPNTTYRNYIYRDLDLPIFSDRFFNEMDII, from the coding sequence ATGAAAGATTATGAAATTTATTCGGACCTGAAAATTCCTAAAAGTTCTTCTATTATTTTGAGAGTAGATGGTAGAAGCTTTCATAATCTTGCATCTAAAATTGATTTAATTAAACCTTATGATGAAAACTTCGCCAATTTGATGGCTGATGTATGTGAAGACATATTAAAAGAGTTTTCACCATCTTTTGTTTATACTTTTTCTGATGAGATTAACATTCTCTTAAATGAAATTCCATTTAACCAAAGACTCGAAAAAATAGATTCAGTAGTTGCCAGTTTCACTTCAAGCTCATTCACCCTTAACTACAGCAACTACTTCGAAAAACCATTATACAAGCCAATATCCTTTGACTGTAGGGTAATTCCAGTAAATAAAAATGAAATTGCAGAATACTTTAAATGGCGTCAGGATGAAGCCTGGAGAAATTGTGTCAATGGCTATGGTATATGGTTTTTAAAATCCAAATACTCTTCAAAAGAAGCAAATGACAGAATATCAGGATTGAAAGGGAAGGATATTCATGAAATGTTGTTCAATGAAGGAATCAACTTAAACGATGTTGAAAATTGGAAAAAAAGAGGAATGGGATTTTATAAAAAACAAAAGGAAATAGCAGGATTCAACAAAAAAGAAATGACTCCTAACACCACCTATAGAAATTATATTTACAGGGATCTTGATCTGCCGATATTTTCAGATAGGTTTTTTAATGAGATGGATATAATTTAA
- a CDS encoding aspartate dehydrogenase, producing MNVGIIGCGAIANIIVSHVIGDNNINISHFFDNDVERAENLAEIAGGVAVLNFEDMLSDVDLILECASPDSVKEYATIALENGIDMIIMSIGAMMDKDFYSLALKIAEENGAHIHLPSGAVVGLDGLKAVANFNLDEVRLVTRKSPKSLGKLIDNEEVLFEGKASEAVKEFPLNINVAATISLACNRDIDVKIIVDPKVDRNVHELTVKGDFGEFKTTTMNYPCAANPKTSMLAALSAIKLLKSFNETITVGM from the coding sequence ATGAATGTTGGGATAATTGGATGTGGTGCAATAGCTAATATTATTGTATCACATGTCATCGGCGATAACAATATTAACATTTCTCATTTCTTCGACAATGATGTGGAGCGCGCTGAAAACCTTGCTGAGATTGCAGGTGGGGTTGCAGTTCTTAATTTTGAAGATATGTTGTCTGATGTTGATTTGATTTTAGAATGTGCTTCTCCAGACTCCGTTAAGGAATATGCGACAATCGCTTTGGAAAATGGTATTGATATGATCATTATGAGTATTGGGGCAATGATGGATAAGGATTTTTACTCTCTTGCTTTAAAGATAGCTGAAGAAAATGGGGCCCATATACATCTTCCATCTGGTGCTGTGGTTGGTCTTGACGGTTTGAAGGCCGTTGCTAACTTTAATTTGGATGAGGTACGTCTTGTGACTCGCAAATCTCCAAAATCATTAGGCAAGCTTATTGATAATGAAGAGGTTTTATTTGAAGGTAAGGCTTCAGAGGCTGTTAAGGAATTTCCATTAAACATTAATGTGGCAGCTACCATCAGTTTGGCATGTAATAGGGATATCGACGTTAAAATTATAGTGGATCCAAAAGTTGATAGGAATGTGCATGAGCTTACCGTTAAGGGGGATTTCGGCGAGTTTAAGACCACTACCATGAATTATCCTTGTGCTGCAAATCCTAAAACAAGCATGCTTGCAGCTTTATCCGCAATTAAATTGCTTAAAAGTTTTAATGAAACAATAACTGTTGGAATGTAA